A window from Candidatus Methylarchaceae archaeon HK02M2 encodes these proteins:
- a CDS encoding NADH-quinone oxidoreductase subunit J — translation MAEIYEFILIGLTLFTAFLSIKLKRTIHSVISFLFMSIFVALLFIMLSAPYAAAFQILIYAGVIVILILVTLHTIKKW, via the coding sequence ATGGCTGAAATTTATGAATTTATATTAATTGGGTTGACTCTATTTACAGCCTTCCTTTCCATCAAACTTAAAAGAACAATCCATTCTGTTATCTCTTTTCTCTTTATGAGCATTTTTGTCGCTCTTCTTTTCATAATGCTCAGCGCACCTTACGCTGCTGCTTTTCAGATCCTTATTTACGCAGGAGTTATAGTAATTCTGATCTTGGTAACTCTGCACACGATTAAAAAGTGGTGA